A region of Pseudomonas putida DNA encodes the following proteins:
- a CDS encoding TonB-dependent receptor family protein, whose amino-acid sequence MRSVLPLSSCLGLLAAITATPTALAAPSVELGQVLITDEEQSELTAASERLREVPGASNLVDMQRVGQGRVASNQDVLAYQPGVFAQSAGNDGIKLSIRGSGINRAPGAHGSGVYTMFDGLPLTGPGGTPYELFEPLWLSRAEVLRGANGFDQGALALGGAINYVTHTGYDAAPLQVRYEVGSRGYQHRHISSGQVLGNLDYYVALTDSEYDGYQAHSSGSAKGIAANVGYRFNPNLETRFYLRYRETENDLAGRLTKEQIKHDPRAANAAYLARDDSRPQPGSTWVANKTTFYLEDDARVEAGLVYHDFPMDLREGPMRLKVAYTDVSGTLNYFRRDTLLGRESKTTVGWRTTKHLPNSGASQFARTSGDNFGARSRDFSYQGSDTVLHVGNDLELIPDLWLTTGLAMIYTRRESDVTYPATGGKVSQHDWDYAPRLGLRYDINPQLQVYGNLSRSVEPPHPWSLIWSSTVATQPIEMQNQTATTLELGARGESMLGRWDLAWYYSHVRHELLAVEIVQGLPAKEFNASATVHQGVEAGLDSTLWEQAGTGKLSLRQAYTFSDFHYRDDDTFGDNRLPGIPMHYYQAELRYDWPSGFYAGVNTQMASKVQVDYANSYHADAYALLGARLGWDSPKQDWQTWLDLRNLTNKRYAATVTPGYNDAGQDIARSTPGEGFGVYAGVSYSFR is encoded by the coding sequence ATGCGTTCCGTTTTACCCCTCTCATCTTGCCTTGGTCTGCTGGCGGCCATCACTGCCACCCCGACCGCCTTGGCCGCACCCTCGGTCGAACTGGGCCAGGTGCTGATCACGGACGAGGAGCAAAGCGAACTGACGGCCGCCAGCGAGCGTCTGCGCGAAGTCCCAGGCGCCAGCAACCTGGTGGACATGCAGCGCGTGGGGCAAGGCCGGGTCGCCAGCAACCAGGATGTGCTGGCCTACCAGCCTGGCGTGTTCGCCCAGTCGGCGGGTAATGACGGCATCAAACTGTCAATCCGCGGGTCGGGCATCAACCGCGCACCGGGGGCGCACGGCTCCGGGGTGTACACGATGTTTGACGGTTTACCGCTGACCGGCCCAGGGGGGACGCCTTATGAGCTGTTCGAGCCGCTGTGGCTGAGCCGTGCCGAGGTATTGCGCGGGGCCAATGGCTTCGATCAAGGCGCCCTGGCCCTGGGGGGCGCCATCAACTACGTGACCCATACCGGCTACGATGCCGCACCATTGCAGGTGCGGTACGAGGTCGGCAGCCGCGGCTACCAGCATCGGCACATCAGCTCTGGCCAGGTGCTGGGCAACCTCGATTACTACGTGGCTCTGACCGATTCGGAATACGACGGCTATCAGGCGCACAGCAGTGGCAGCGCCAAGGGTATCGCCGCGAATGTCGGCTACCGCTTCAACCCGAACCTGGAAACGCGTTTCTACCTGCGCTACCGGGAGACCGAAAACGACCTGGCCGGGCGCCTGACCAAAGAACAGATCAAGCATGACCCGCGTGCCGCCAACGCGGCGTACCTGGCGCGCGACGACAGCCGGCCGCAACCGGGCAGCACCTGGGTGGCCAACAAGACTACCTTCTACCTTGAGGACGATGCCCGGGTGGAAGCCGGGCTGGTCTATCACGACTTCCCAATGGACCTGCGCGAAGGCCCGATGCGCCTGAAGGTCGCCTACACCGATGTCAGCGGTACCCTCAACTACTTCCGCCGCGACACCCTGCTGGGCCGCGAGAGCAAGACCACCGTAGGCTGGCGAACCACCAAACACCTGCCTAACAGTGGGGCCTCGCAGTTTGCCCGTACCAGCGGCGATAACTTCGGTGCGCGCAGCCGCGACTTCAGCTACCAGGGCTCGGACACCGTGCTGCATGTCGGCAACGATCTGGAGCTGATCCCCGACCTGTGGCTGACCACCGGCCTGGCGATGATCTACACCCGCCGTGAAAGCGACGTCACCTACCCTGCCACAGGCGGCAAGGTCAGCCAGCACGACTGGGACTACGCGCCGCGCCTGGGCCTGCGCTATGACATCAACCCGCAACTGCAGGTGTATGGCAACCTGAGCCGCTCGGTCGAGCCGCCACACCCATGGTCGCTGATCTGGAGTTCAACGGTAGCGACCCAACCGATCGAAATGCAAAACCAGACGGCCACCACGCTGGAGCTGGGCGCGCGCGGCGAGTCGATGCTGGGGCGCTGGGACCTGGCCTGGTACTACTCGCACGTACGCCACGAACTGTTGGCCGTGGAAATCGTGCAGGGCCTGCCGGCCAAAGAGTTCAATGCCAGCGCCACCGTGCACCAGGGTGTCGAGGCAGGCCTGGACAGCACCCTGTGGGAGCAAGCCGGTACGGGCAAGCTGAGCCTGCGCCAGGCCTACACCTTCAGTGACTTCCACTACCGCGACGACGACACGTTCGGCGACAACCGCTTGCCTGGCATCCCCATGCACTACTACCAGGCCGAACTGCGCTATGACTGGCCGAGTGGCTTCTATGCCGGGGTCAACACTCAAATGGCCTCGAAGGTGCAGGTTGACTATGCCAACAGTTACCACGCCGATGCCTACGCCTTGCTTGGCGCGCGCCTGGGCTGGGACTCACCGAAACAGGACTGGCAAACCTGGCTCGACCTGCGCAACCTGACCAACAAACGCTACGCCGCGACGGTAACGCCAGGCTACAACGACGCCGGGCAGGACATCGCCCGCTCGACACCGGGTGAAGGGTTTGGGGTTTATGCTGGGGTTTCTTACAGTTTCCGATAA